From Phaeodactylum tricornutum CCAP 1055/1 PHATR_bd_39x36 genomic scaffold, whole genome shotgun sequence:
ACTGGAATGCCCATCGAGCCTGCTGAGGCAAAAATGCCCAGAGCGCTGTATAGGTATTACGATTTGACGTCTTTCCCGAAAGCAAAAACAAGGGCCGCTTGGCATTGTTTGTCCCTTCAGTCACGTCTGCAACCATTACCTCGGAAAAGCGGGCAAAAACTTTTCTGGTCTCGTCATCCGTCCAAGCAACTCCTAGAAGCATCTTAGTGGAGCTATTGAGCCTAAATGCTTGTCGTGTCCGGTCAACATAGTCATCAAGCTCCCCTTTGGGGTCAATAGCATTCAGTGCATGATCATCAAGCATGCCTTGTTCTGCCCGTCCCTCAGAGCGAACTTGAGTCCTTGTATGGAGAAGCCTTCGACCATTTTTGACCCTAGGCTTCGGTGTGGTAAATAGAGGCGAATCAGGCTCATCATATATAGCGCAGAAACTGATATTAGGGGTATTCTCAAGGTACGCTAAAAGTTGATCCGCTTGTGTCATGAAGTCATCATTGCCACCGCAGTTGGCCCgttcttccatttctgctTGCATTCGTATGTTCTTCAGTGATGACTCAGACAAGATGTCTCCGGTTTGTAGCTGTAGCAATCGACCAATTAAACTAGGAGGAGCGTTACTTTTGGCGGCATCCATTGCAATTTGGACATCATTCCCTTTAATGTAGGCAACGCTTTTTTTTACCTCTCCAGGATCCATGGGCAAatgatgacagtgaaactTACAATTACCTTTGACACCTCCAAAAAGACACCATCGGCTCTGCGTTGGCACCCAATACACACTGAAGCGGAAGGTGCATTCTTTCCCCTTTTGCGCCTTTTTGTAAGAGACACtgcgtttcttttttttcaagAGCGGGAGGACTGTTCTGTATCTGCTTCTCTTTGTTGCAAACTCTGGTCCGAAAACATTCGAATCGGATAAATATTTGCTTCCCATTCCATCCTCGATCAACCAGGGGGAATTTCCCCTCAGCCGCTGCAATCTTTAGGGCTTTTGAAAGGGAATCTCTAGTTTCCTTCAAATGTGAGTTGTATTCTTCggggaaaaagaaacactcTCCCATGTGCTTACAATCTAGACCAATGTAATCGCAAAGGTTGACATCTCCAtcttttgttggaaaagggATGCACAAAGTGTCCCACTCCATCTTATCCTCAATGCTTTTGTCAAGCAATTGCTTTAAAGTTCTGTCCATATTGCTCCCTTACAGAATACGAAGCACTGATAGAGGAATAGAGCTCCCCAATAACAAGCTAAAACGTGCCTAAGCAAGGGACCAAAGGATCACATATTTCCGTAGGAAGATATAAGGCGTAAAACAAAACTTGGAGTagggatattgaaccccatatgcttgtcgtagggatTTCCTACGCCGAGCATCTTGAATCTCAAATTTCATGTTGGTTTTTGCACTTAAAGAATTCATGTTCATACTAGtttcttacattaactgAATTTCGACAACTATTTGCATATTGGTGTTTTGAAACATAACAATTTATAAATGCCTTTCTCATAGTAGTTTCAGTACTATTTTTGCAATATAATGGAAGAAGGTTTTAACCACATATTTGTTTAAACCTAGTTCATGATGCATATATAAGTATCTTTTCCCAGTGACATCACTACTGTTGCTCCTGAATTGTGTGGGTACCCGAAGTTTGTCCATTGTGTAAGACAATACATTGCACAAATGTTGACGTTTTACTTTCATTGTCAGGGCTCCAGAACAGGTGAACTTGTAGTAACTCATGTGGAAAGTAGTTGTTGCCGCTCCCTCAACACAAGAGTGAGTCAAGTTACCAAGGAGAGCGACAATGTACTGCAATGTATACCAGGCTACAAATCTTGGTAAAGCAGAATGAAGACAACCGGTGTTTCGCACTTATTATGAAGATGGTATACTTACGGAGTCGTGACATCTAGCTGACTACAAGAGAAAATTCATAGGCATTGTTGAGACTGGAAACTTGCAATTGTTTTaagagtccaaacaaaaaagcgGAAACAAACCTTTACAGagaacaaaacaacgaaCAAGTTGGGCAGAGATCTCAGCAGACAATTGTGCATGTTAAGAGACAGATCAATCAtcacaaaacaagcaatgctGTTGTGTTGTTTGCATAGGGTCATTTTAGATGATTAAGGAAGTTTCATTGTGAAGAGTCGAACCAAATGAGAATTCGGTATGCAAATAGTCACGGGTAACCTCTTTCGATTGGCTTGCAGGCTCGACAGAGCAtcggtttgaatcgcaaacggccaaaagcaaatgtttctGAAGATGACGTGTATCAGTCGTGTGGAAGGTTTTCATACCCGCGAGACTAGGTGATCTAGCCATCCCCCTGTAAGTCACGTAGTTGTTGACTGTGCGTGAATCAGGTCACGGTTCAAAATAAAGCTCCAtaattgtgtgtgtatccGTAGACCTTTGTCAGTCATACGTACGTAAGTAAGTGCACAACGTTCGGGCGAAACATGAATGGactgtctgtctgtctgtctgtctgtcgaTTTGTCTGGTGTGTTGGACTCGCAGAGAGTGTGGAATTGTGTGACGACCGACATACGGAAAACCAAACGAGAATTTCGGTCgcgaccatggcggcggaaACCAACCACAATTCACTGGTACTGTTCGCCCTCGAGGCaatacacggcaccgtgtAAATCGTGAGTCCATCTTCGCAAATCTGGATGCACTTTTTTAACAACTCACTCAGCTATCGACTAAGAGTCATCGAAAGTGCAGTGCCACGGGAGCCTTCATCATGAAGTACATTCCGCATCCCCCCATTTTCGTCTCCCAGATCCGCACTACGGACGTGTGGTTTCTCCTCGCCCTCGGAGTGACTTGGGAATTGGCGGTCCGTCTCGTACTCCTTACCGTCAAACGAAAGCCGGCGGCCCTCTCCAAAAAAGAACAGCAGTTGGCACTTTTGCAACTCGAGACGAATCGCAAACGAAAACTCGGCCCCTCCGCTTTTGTGGAAACCTCCAAACTCGAACGACAAGTACTCGttatggaaaaggaaatggaagacaTTCGTGAACGCCGCAAAAAGCAACTCGACAAGCTGGAGAAAACCTTGCATCGTTACGGCAATATAAGCTTGGCCATCGTCATTTTTATTCTGTATTACGGCGTTCCGATTCTGACCGTTGAAGATATGGAGGTCGGACTCGTCACGGAGGCTTCCAAGTCCTATCTCAAGGCTATTCTGTTCCCCGTCACATCGGTGGGTATGGGCATGCGAGTGTCGCGGTGGGGATTGCCGAAAGATATATCTGCCAGTAGTCTCGGAgctttggtggtggtgtggtcGGCGCAAGTCACCGTGGGCAAGCTCATGGATGCCGTGGATGCTTACCTCATGTAACTACGTCTACGTAAATTTTAATCCATCTAGACTTACATGACTATCATACAAAAACGTTTCTACAAACGTGTTTCTGGGTCTTGTGTGCCGCGTATTCGAACAGGGATCTTCCGACATAAAANNNNNNNNNNNNNNNNNNNNNNNNNNNNNNNNNNNNNNNNNNNNNNNNNNNNNNNNNNNNNNNNNNNNNNNNNNNNNNNNNNNNNNNNNNNNNNNNNNNNNNNNNNNNNNNNNNNNNNNNNNNNNNNNNNNNNNNNNNNNNNNNNNNNNNNNNNNNNNNNNNNNNNNNNNNNNNNNNNNNNNNNNNNNNNNNNNNNNNNNNNNNNNNNNNNNNNNNNNNNNNNNNNNNNNNNNNNNNNNNNNNNNNNNNNNNNNNNNNNNNNNNNNNNNNNNNNNNNNNNNNNNNNNNNNNNNNNNNNNNNNNNNNNNNNNNNNNNNNNNNNNNNNNNNNNNNNNNNNNNNNNNNNNNNNNNNNNNNNNNNNNNNNNNNNNNNNNNNNNNNNNNNNNNNNNNNNNNNNNNNNNNNNNNNNNNNNNNNNNNNNNNNNNNNNNNNNNNNNNNNNNNNNNNNNNNNNNNNNNNNNNNNNNNNNNNNNNNNNNNNNNNNNNNNNNNNNNNNNNNNNNNNNNNNNNNNNNNNNNNNNNNNNNNNNNNNNNNNNNNNNNNNNNNNNNNNNNNNNNNNNNNNNNNNNNNNNNNNNNNNNNNNNNNNNNNNNNNNNNNNNNNNNNNNNNNNNNNNNNNNNNNNNNNNNNNNNNNNNNNNNNNNNNNNNNNNNNNNNNNNNNNNNNNNNNNNNNNNNNNNNNNNNNNNNNNNNNNNNNNNNNNNNNNNNNNNNNNNNNNNNNNNNNNNNNNNNNNNNNNNNNNNNNNNNNNNNNNNNNNNNNNNNNNNNNNNNNNNNNNNNNNNNNNNNNNNNNNNNNNNNNNNNNNNNNNNNNNNNNNNNNNNNNNNNNNNNNNNNNNNNNNNNNNNNNNNNNNNNNNNNNNNNNNNNNNNNNNNNNNNNNNNNNNNNNNNNNNNNNNNNNNNNNNNNNNNNNNNNNNNNNNNNNNNNNNNNNNNNNNNNNNNNNNNNNNNNNNNNNNNNNNNNNNNNNNNNNNNNNNNNNNNNNNNNNNNNNNNNNNNNNNNNNNNNNNNNNNNNNNNNNNNNNNNNNNNNNNNNNNNNNNNNNNNNNNNNNNNNNNNNNNNNNNNNNNNNNNNNNNNNNNNNNNNNNNNNNNNNNNNNNNNNNNNNNNNNNNNNNNNNNNNNNNNNNNNNNNNNNNNNNNNNNNNNNNNNNNNNNNNNNNNNNNNNNNNNNNNNNNNNNNNNNNNNNNNNNNNNNNNNNNNNNNNNNNNNNNNNNNNNNNNNNNNNNNNNNNNNNNNNNNNNNNNNNNNNNNNNNNNNNNNNNNNNNNNNNNNNNNNNNNNNNNNNNNNNNNNNNNNNNNNNNNNNNNNNNNNNNNNNNNNNNNNNNNNNNNNNNNNNNNNNNNNNNNNNNNNNNNNNNNNNNNNNNNNNNNNNNNNNNNNNNNNNNNNNNNNNNNNNNNNNNNNNNNNNNNNNNNNNNNNNNNNNNNNNNNNNNNNNNNNNNNNNNNNNNNNNNNNNNNNNNNNNNNNNNNNNNNNNNNNNNNNNNNNNNNNNNNNNNNNNNNNNNNNNNNNNNNNNNNNNNNNNNNNNNN
This genomic window contains:
- a CDS encoding predicted protein → MKYIPHPPIFVSQIRTTDVWFLLALGVTWELAVRLVLLTVKRKPAALSKKEQQLALLQLETNRKRKLGPSAFVETSKLERQVLVMEKEMEDIRERRKKQLDKLEKTLHRYGNISLAIVIFILYYGVPILTVEDMEVGLVTEASKSYLKAILFPVTSVGMGMRVSRWGLPKDISASSLGALVVVWSAQVTVGKLMDAVDAYLM